A genomic window from Apium graveolens cultivar Ventura unplaced genomic scaffold, ASM990537v1 ctg8189, whole genome shotgun sequence includes:
- the LOC141704733 gene encoding secreted RxLR effector protein 161-like, producing MNDLGRLSYYLGMEVQQMKDCIELKESAYTKKILEKAGMQAFNPNKYPMDPNEHLTKDEGGKLVDPTEYKSLVGGLRYLVHTCTSRVQLTTAVVYSRDIGNNMLTGYSNSDFGGQTDDRKSTRGMVFYLNDNLITWVSQKQRCVALSSCEAEFMAGTTSACQAVWLRNLLSKLTGEDMGPVILYISWA from the exons ATGAATGATTTGGGGAGGTTGTCGTACTATCTGGGAATGGAGGTTCAACAAATGAAGGACTGTATAGAGCTAAAAGAGTCAGCTTACACAAAGAAAATATTGGAGAAGGCTGGAATGCAAGCTTTTAACCCCAATAAATATCCTATGGATCCGAATGAGCATTTGACTAAGGACGAAGGCGGGAAACTGGTGGATCCAACAGAATACAAAAGCTTGGTTGGAGGACTTCGCTACCTTGTGCATACAT GTACGTCAAGGGTACAATTAACTACGGCAGTGGTTTATTCGAGGGATATTGGAAACAATATGCTTACAGGATACTCGAATAGCGATTTTGGAGGACAAACAGATGACAGGAAGAGTACAAGAGGAATGGTATTTTATTTAAACGATAACCTCATCACATGGGTCTCACAGAAACAAAGGTGTGTGGCCTTGTCTTCGTGCGAGGCAGAGTTTATGGCAGGGACGACATCAGCTTGTCAAGCTGTTTGGCTGAGGAATCTGCTCAGCAAGCTAACAGGTGAAGATATGGGTCCAGTAATCTTGTACATTTCATGGGCGTAG